A genomic window from Gossypium hirsutum isolate 1008001.06 chromosome D10, Gossypium_hirsutum_v2.1, whole genome shotgun sequence includes:
- the LOC107914218 gene encoding uncharacterized protein isoform X2 has product MDGRILEEHTEYVVYAIHRILDQYKESHDARESDGAATTGSLPRSVILIGHSMGGFVARAATIHPRLRRSAVETILTLSSPHQSPPLALQPSLGDYYKSINQEWRKGYEVQTTQTGRYVSGPKLSNVVVVSVSGGFNDYQVRSKLESLDGIVPPTHGFMMSSTSMKNVWLSMEHQTILWCNQLVVQVSHTLLSLVDSRTGQPFPDTQKRLAIFTKMLHSGIPQSFNWKMQPQSPWSAQVLAKDVKDTAVSQVHTLSDCPSSFHWNDDILERDLYIQTTTVTILAMDGRRRWLDIQKLGSNGKSHFIFVTNLAPCSGVRIHLWPQKGKSSSDLPAGKRVLEVTSKMVQIPAGPAPRQVEPGSQTEQAPPSAVLHLAPEEMHGFRFLTISVAPRPTISGRPPPATSMAVGQFFNPDEGEIDFTPVSMLLSIHSHKDIFLKEDHPLAFNLSFAISLGLLPVTFSLKTAGCGIKDSGLLDEAGDNENTKLCKLRCFPPVALAWDPTSGLHVFPNLYSETLVVDSSPALRTSTGAEKTNVFLLLDPHCAYKASIAVSVTSAASRFWLLYFSQIAGFCVAVVFFALMRQAHARPIPSILKAVESNLRMPFPFLPFVAVPILLSLFFSFLVSQPFPPFSSFTIVLIICYLLANGIVILLILVSQLVFYVAAYLHVFIKTRWQLWEGNFGFLFLHWFMNLSSRFFSLKVVRILRANPLFVPISAAIVLSMFVHPALGLFILLLYHALCCHSSLCNSLTASLRSHARKKESDYKTEGNYLSQQLKAKPGSPSKENSSSYIQTQEDIFHLRHGLLVLHILATLMFVPSLVSWLQRIGMHQSFPRFLDSFLCICLILHGIFSSESLLNSEVPLPRIMGKEVRLNLIYLIAGIYSYLSGMELAPYKVLYAMGAIGIISFALSILQAWTGATRFGRRRHWHRH; this is encoded by the exons ATGGATGGTCGGATACTCGAAGAGCACACTGAATATGTAGTATATGCTATACACAGG ATTTTGGACCAATACAAAGAATCCCATGATGCCCGGGAAAGTGATGGTGCTGCAACAACTGGTAGCTTGCCTAGAAGTGTCATATTGATTGGCCACTCAATGGGTGGTTTTGTTGCTAGAGCTGCAACAATCCACCCCCGTCTCAGGAGATCAGCTGTTGAGACTATTCTGACTCTTTCAAGCCCTCACCA ATCACCTCCTCTGGCTTTGCAACCATCCCTGGGTGActattataaaagtataaatcaAGAATGGAGAAAGGGATATGAGGTTCAAACAACTCAGACAGGGCGTTATGTATCTGGCCCAAAACTATCTAATGTTGTCGTTGTTTCCGTTTCTGGTGGTTTTAATGATTATCAA GTTCGCTCAAAATTAGAATCCCTTGATGGTATTGTTCCTCCCACTCATGGATTTATgatgagcagtacaagcatgaaAAATGTATGGCTATCCATGGAACATCAAACTATTTTATGGTGTAATCAACTCGTTGTGCAA GTTTCACATACCCTGCTTAGTTTGGTAGACTCCAGAACAGGTCAGCCTTTTCCTGATACTCAAAAAAGACTCGCCATATTCACAAAGATGCTTCATAGTGGAATACCACAAAGTTTCAATTGGAAGATGCAACCTCAGTCACCTTGGTCAGCTCAGGTTCTTGCTAAGGACGTAAAAGACACTGCTG TTTCACAAGTGCATACCTTGTCTGACTGTCCTAGCAGTTTTCACTGGAATGATGATATCCTTGAGAGGGATTTGTATATTCAGACAACCACTGTTACCATATTGGCCATGGATGGGAGAAGGCGGTGGTTGGACATACAGAAATTG GGGTCAAATGGAAAAAGCCACTTCATATTTGTGACGAACCTTGCCCCTTGTTCTGGAGTCCGAATTCATCTATGGCCCCAAAAAGGGAAATCTTCTTCAGACTTGCCTGCCGGTAAAAGGGTTCTGGAAGTGACGTCAAAGATGGTTCAAATTCCTGCAGGACCAGCACCACGGCAG GTTGAGCCTGGAAGTCAGACTGAGCAAGCACCTCCATCTGCTGTACTTCATTTGGCTCCTGAGGAAATGCATGGCTTCAGATTCCTGACTATCTCAGTTGCACCTCGTCCG ACTATTTCAGGCAGGCCTCCACCAGCCACTTCCATGGCAGTTGGGCAGTTCTTTAATCCAGATGAAGGGGAAATAGACTTTACTCCTGTATCGATGCTTCTATCAATACACTCCCATAAG GATATCTTCTTGAAGGAGGACCACCCCCTTGCTTTCAATCTGTCATTTGCAATTAGTTTAGGCCTTTTGCCTGTTACTTTTTCTTTGAAAACTGCAGGCTGTGGAATAAAAGATTCTGGACTTCTTGATGAAGCTGGTGATAATGAAAACACTA AGCTGTGCAAACTGCGCTGTTTTCCACCTGTAGCACTTGCTTGGGATCCTACATCAGGTCTCCATGTATTTCCTAATTTGTACAGTGAGACTCTTGTTGTTGATTCTTCTCCAGCACTTCGGACTTCTACTGGGGCAGAGAAAACTAATGTTTTTTTACTG CTTGACCCTCATTGTGCATATAAGGCAAGCATAGCTGTTTCTGTAACCTCTGCGGCTAGCAGATTTTGGCTTCTATATTTTTCACAG ATAGCTGGCTTCTGTGTTGCTGTTGTATTTTTTGCTCTGATGCGACAAGCACATGCAAGGCCGATTCCTTCTATACTGAAAGCTGTGGAGTCCAATTTAAGAATGCCATTCCCGTTTTTGCCTTTTGTTGCTGTCCCCATCTTGCTTTCCTTGTTCTTTTCCTTTCTAGTATCTCAACCATTTCCTCCATTCTCTAGCTTCACCATTGTGTTGATAATTTGCTACCTATTGGCGAATGGGATTGTTATTCTACTGATATTGGTATCCCAATTGGTCTTCTACGTGGCTGCGTATTTACATGTTTTCATAAAAACAAG GTGGCAACTATGGGAAGGAAACTTTGGCTTTTTGTTTCTTCACTGGTTTATGAATCTTTCTTCGAGGTTCTTTTCATTGAAG GTTGTAAGGATTCTAAGAGCCAATCCGTTATTTGTTCCAATATCTGCGGCAATTGTTTTGTCTATGTTCGTACATCCCGCACTTGGCCTATTCATACTGCTCTTATATCATGCTTTGTGTTGTCATAGTTCGCTGTGCAA TTCTTTGACAGCCTCATTGCGCAGCCATGCACGAAAAAAGGAATCCGATTACAAAACTGAAGGCAATTATTTGTCTCAGCAACTCAAAGCCAAACCCGGTTCCCCTTCAAAAGAAAACAGCTCAAGTTATATTCAGACACAAGAAGATATCTTCCACCTTCGGCATGGCTTACTGGTGCTGCATATTTTGGCTACACTAATGTTTGTTCCCTCTCTGGTGTCTTGGTTGCAG AGAATAGGGATGCATCAGAGCTTCCCAAGGTTCCTAGATTCGTTCCTTTGCATTTGTTTGATTCTTCACGGTATCTTCAGTTCGGAGTCATTGTTAAATTCTGAAGTGCCCCTTCCACGCATCATGGGTAAGGAAGTGAGATTGAATTTGATCTACCTAATTGCCGGAATTTACTCCTATCTCTCTGGTATGGAACTGGCACCCTATAAAGTATTGTACGCCATGGGTGCCATCGGGATCATTTCCTTTGCATTGAGTATCTTACAAGCATGGACAGGAGCAACTCGGTTTGGAAGACGAAGGCATTGGCACAGGCACTAA
- the LOC107914218 gene encoding uncharacterized protein isoform X1: MLNDMENERRNNNKNEDSRMRGFRPSLRGMMLVVAVIWIGVAALYGLLKPISNGCIMTYMYPTYIPISTTEGVSSAKYGLYLYHEGWKKIDFTEHLKKLNGIPVLFIPGNGGSYKQVRSLAAECDRAYQGGPLERTFYREAYLAYKEGGNAEIADIQLPNQYANRLDWFAVDLEGEHSAMDGRILEEHTEYVVYAIHRILDQYKESHDARESDGAATTGSLPRSVILIGHSMGGFVARAATIHPRLRRSAVETILTLSSPHQSPPLALQPSLGDYYKSINQEWRKGYEVQTTQTGRYVSGPKLSNVVVVSVSGGFNDYQVRSKLESLDGIVPPTHGFMMSSTSMKNVWLSMEHQTILWCNQLVVQVSHTLLSLVDSRTGQPFPDTQKRLAIFTKMLHSGIPQSFNWKMQPQSPWSAQVLAKDVKDTAVSQVHTLSDCPSSFHWNDDILERDLYIQTTTVTILAMDGRRRWLDIQKLGSNGKSHFIFVTNLAPCSGVRIHLWPQKGKSSSDLPAGKRVLEVTSKMVQIPAGPAPRQVEPGSQTEQAPPSAVLHLAPEEMHGFRFLTISVAPRPTISGRPPPATSMAVGQFFNPDEGEIDFTPVSMLLSIHSHKDIFLKEDHPLAFNLSFAISLGLLPVTFSLKTAGCGIKDSGLLDEAGDNENTKLCKLRCFPPVALAWDPTSGLHVFPNLYSETLVVDSSPALRTSTGAEKTNVFLLLDPHCAYKASIAVSVTSAASRFWLLYFSQIAGFCVAVVFFALMRQAHARPIPSILKAVESNLRMPFPFLPFVAVPILLSLFFSFLVSQPFPPFSSFTIVLIICYLLANGIVILLILVSQLVFYVAAYLHVFIKTRWQLWEGNFGFLFLHWFMNLSSRFFSLKVVRILRANPLFVPISAAIVLSMFVHPALGLFILLLYHALCCHSSLCNSLTASLRSHARKKESDYKTEGNYLSQQLKAKPGSPSKENSSSYIQTQEDIFHLRHGLLVLHILATLMFVPSLVSWLQRIGMHQSFPRFLDSFLCICLILHGIFSSESLLNSEVPLPRIMGKEVRLNLIYLIAGIYSYLSGMELAPYKVLYAMGAIGIISFALSILQAWTGATRFGRRRHWHRH; this comes from the exons GAAGCCCATATCAAATGGTTGTATTATGACCTATATGTATCCTACTTATATCCCGATTTCCACCACGGAGGGTGTGTCATCTGCGAAATATGGATTGTATTTGTACCATGAAGGTTGGAAAAAGATTGACTTTACAGAACACTTAAAGAAGCTGAATGGAATTCCTGTTCTTTTTATTCCGGGCAATGGTGGTAGCTACAAACAG GTGAGGTCTTTGGCAGCTGAATGTGATAGAGCTTATCAAGGAGGTCCTCTTGAACGTACATTCTATAGAGAAGCTTATCTAGCTTATAAGGAGGGAGGGAATGCGGAAATTGCTGACATTCAATTACCGAATCAATATGCTAACAGGCTAGACTGGTTTGCTGTGGATCTTGAAGGTGAACATTCTGCAATGGATGGTCGGATACTCGAAGAGCACACTGAATATGTAGTATATGCTATACACAGG ATTTTGGACCAATACAAAGAATCCCATGATGCCCGGGAAAGTGATGGTGCTGCAACAACTGGTAGCTTGCCTAGAAGTGTCATATTGATTGGCCACTCAATGGGTGGTTTTGTTGCTAGAGCTGCAACAATCCACCCCCGTCTCAGGAGATCAGCTGTTGAGACTATTCTGACTCTTTCAAGCCCTCACCA ATCACCTCCTCTGGCTTTGCAACCATCCCTGGGTGActattataaaagtataaatcaAGAATGGAGAAAGGGATATGAGGTTCAAACAACTCAGACAGGGCGTTATGTATCTGGCCCAAAACTATCTAATGTTGTCGTTGTTTCCGTTTCTGGTGGTTTTAATGATTATCAA GTTCGCTCAAAATTAGAATCCCTTGATGGTATTGTTCCTCCCACTCATGGATTTATgatgagcagtacaagcatgaaAAATGTATGGCTATCCATGGAACATCAAACTATTTTATGGTGTAATCAACTCGTTGTGCAA GTTTCACATACCCTGCTTAGTTTGGTAGACTCCAGAACAGGTCAGCCTTTTCCTGATACTCAAAAAAGACTCGCCATATTCACAAAGATGCTTCATAGTGGAATACCACAAAGTTTCAATTGGAAGATGCAACCTCAGTCACCTTGGTCAGCTCAGGTTCTTGCTAAGGACGTAAAAGACACTGCTG TTTCACAAGTGCATACCTTGTCTGACTGTCCTAGCAGTTTTCACTGGAATGATGATATCCTTGAGAGGGATTTGTATATTCAGACAACCACTGTTACCATATTGGCCATGGATGGGAGAAGGCGGTGGTTGGACATACAGAAATTG GGGTCAAATGGAAAAAGCCACTTCATATTTGTGACGAACCTTGCCCCTTGTTCTGGAGTCCGAATTCATCTATGGCCCCAAAAAGGGAAATCTTCTTCAGACTTGCCTGCCGGTAAAAGGGTTCTGGAAGTGACGTCAAAGATGGTTCAAATTCCTGCAGGACCAGCACCACGGCAG GTTGAGCCTGGAAGTCAGACTGAGCAAGCACCTCCATCTGCTGTACTTCATTTGGCTCCTGAGGAAATGCATGGCTTCAGATTCCTGACTATCTCAGTTGCACCTCGTCCG ACTATTTCAGGCAGGCCTCCACCAGCCACTTCCATGGCAGTTGGGCAGTTCTTTAATCCAGATGAAGGGGAAATAGACTTTACTCCTGTATCGATGCTTCTATCAATACACTCCCATAAG GATATCTTCTTGAAGGAGGACCACCCCCTTGCTTTCAATCTGTCATTTGCAATTAGTTTAGGCCTTTTGCCTGTTACTTTTTCTTTGAAAACTGCAGGCTGTGGAATAAAAGATTCTGGACTTCTTGATGAAGCTGGTGATAATGAAAACACTA AGCTGTGCAAACTGCGCTGTTTTCCACCTGTAGCACTTGCTTGGGATCCTACATCAGGTCTCCATGTATTTCCTAATTTGTACAGTGAGACTCTTGTTGTTGATTCTTCTCCAGCACTTCGGACTTCTACTGGGGCAGAGAAAACTAATGTTTTTTTACTG CTTGACCCTCATTGTGCATATAAGGCAAGCATAGCTGTTTCTGTAACCTCTGCGGCTAGCAGATTTTGGCTTCTATATTTTTCACAG ATAGCTGGCTTCTGTGTTGCTGTTGTATTTTTTGCTCTGATGCGACAAGCACATGCAAGGCCGATTCCTTCTATACTGAAAGCTGTGGAGTCCAATTTAAGAATGCCATTCCCGTTTTTGCCTTTTGTTGCTGTCCCCATCTTGCTTTCCTTGTTCTTTTCCTTTCTAGTATCTCAACCATTTCCTCCATTCTCTAGCTTCACCATTGTGTTGATAATTTGCTACCTATTGGCGAATGGGATTGTTATTCTACTGATATTGGTATCCCAATTGGTCTTCTACGTGGCTGCGTATTTACATGTTTTCATAAAAACAAG GTGGCAACTATGGGAAGGAAACTTTGGCTTTTTGTTTCTTCACTGGTTTATGAATCTTTCTTCGAGGTTCTTTTCATTGAAG GTTGTAAGGATTCTAAGAGCCAATCCGTTATTTGTTCCAATATCTGCGGCAATTGTTTTGTCTATGTTCGTACATCCCGCACTTGGCCTATTCATACTGCTCTTATATCATGCTTTGTGTTGTCATAGTTCGCTGTGCAA TTCTTTGACAGCCTCATTGCGCAGCCATGCACGAAAAAAGGAATCCGATTACAAAACTGAAGGCAATTATTTGTCTCAGCAACTCAAAGCCAAACCCGGTTCCCCTTCAAAAGAAAACAGCTCAAGTTATATTCAGACACAAGAAGATATCTTCCACCTTCGGCATGGCTTACTGGTGCTGCATATTTTGGCTACACTAATGTTTGTTCCCTCTCTGGTGTCTTGGTTGCAG AGAATAGGGATGCATCAGAGCTTCCCAAGGTTCCTAGATTCGTTCCTTTGCATTTGTTTGATTCTTCACGGTATCTTCAGTTCGGAGTCATTGTTAAATTCTGAAGTGCCCCTTCCACGCATCATGGGTAAGGAAGTGAGATTGAATTTGATCTACCTAATTGCCGGAATTTACTCCTATCTCTCTGGTATGGAACTGGCACCCTATAAAGTATTGTACGCCATGGGTGCCATCGGGATCATTTCCTTTGCATTGAGTATCTTACAAGCATGGACAGGAGCAACTCGGTTTGGAAGACGAAGGCATTGGCACAGGCACTAA
- the LOC107914218 gene encoding uncharacterized protein isoform X3: MLNDMENERRNNNKNEDSRMRGFRPSLRGMMLVVAVIWIGVAALYGLLKPISNGCIMTYMYPTYIPISTTEGVSSAKYGLYLYHEGWKKIDFTEHLKKLNGIPVLFIPGNGGSYKQVRSLAAECDRAYQGGPLERTFYREAYLAYKEGGNAEIADIQLPNQYANRLDWFAVDLEGEHSAMDGRILEEHTEYVVYAIHRILDQYKESHDARESDGAATTGSLPRSVILIGHSMGGFVARAATIHPRLRRSAVETILTLSSPHQSPPLALQPSLGDYYKSINQEWRKGYEVQTTQTGRYVSGPKLSNVVVVSVSGGFNDYQVRSKLESLDGIVPPTHGFMMSSTSMKNVWLSMEHQTILWCNQLVVQVSHTLLSLVDSRTGQPFPDTQKRLAIFTKMLHSGIPQSFNWKMQPQSPWSAQVLAKDVKDTAVSQVHTLSDCPSSFHWNDDILERDLYIQTTTVTILAMDGRRRWLDIQKLGSNGKSHFIFVTNLAPCSGVRIHLWPQKGKSSSDLPAGKRVLEVTSKMVQIPAGPAPRQVEPGSQTEQAPPSAVLHLAPEEMHGFRFLTISVAPRPTISGRPPPATSMAVGQFFNPDEGEIDFTPVSMLLSIHSHKDIFLKEDHPLAFNLSFAISLGLLPVTFSLKTAGCGIKDSGLLDEAGDNENTKLCKLRCFPPVALAWDPTSGLHVFPNLYSETLVVDSSPALRTSTGAEKTNVFLLLDPHCAYKASIAVSVTSAASRFWLLYFSQIAGFCVAVVFFALMRQAHARPIPSILKAVESNLRMPFPFLPFVAVPILLSLFFSFLVSQPFPPFSSFTIVLIICYLLANGIVILLILVSQLVFYVAAYLHVFIKTRWQLWEGNFGFLFLHWFMNLSSRFFSLKFFDSLIAQPCTKKGIRLQN, translated from the exons GAAGCCCATATCAAATGGTTGTATTATGACCTATATGTATCCTACTTATATCCCGATTTCCACCACGGAGGGTGTGTCATCTGCGAAATATGGATTGTATTTGTACCATGAAGGTTGGAAAAAGATTGACTTTACAGAACACTTAAAGAAGCTGAATGGAATTCCTGTTCTTTTTATTCCGGGCAATGGTGGTAGCTACAAACAG GTGAGGTCTTTGGCAGCTGAATGTGATAGAGCTTATCAAGGAGGTCCTCTTGAACGTACATTCTATAGAGAAGCTTATCTAGCTTATAAGGAGGGAGGGAATGCGGAAATTGCTGACATTCAATTACCGAATCAATATGCTAACAGGCTAGACTGGTTTGCTGTGGATCTTGAAGGTGAACATTCTGCAATGGATGGTCGGATACTCGAAGAGCACACTGAATATGTAGTATATGCTATACACAGG ATTTTGGACCAATACAAAGAATCCCATGATGCCCGGGAAAGTGATGGTGCTGCAACAACTGGTAGCTTGCCTAGAAGTGTCATATTGATTGGCCACTCAATGGGTGGTTTTGTTGCTAGAGCTGCAACAATCCACCCCCGTCTCAGGAGATCAGCTGTTGAGACTATTCTGACTCTTTCAAGCCCTCACCA ATCACCTCCTCTGGCTTTGCAACCATCCCTGGGTGActattataaaagtataaatcaAGAATGGAGAAAGGGATATGAGGTTCAAACAACTCAGACAGGGCGTTATGTATCTGGCCCAAAACTATCTAATGTTGTCGTTGTTTCCGTTTCTGGTGGTTTTAATGATTATCAA GTTCGCTCAAAATTAGAATCCCTTGATGGTATTGTTCCTCCCACTCATGGATTTATgatgagcagtacaagcatgaaAAATGTATGGCTATCCATGGAACATCAAACTATTTTATGGTGTAATCAACTCGTTGTGCAA GTTTCACATACCCTGCTTAGTTTGGTAGACTCCAGAACAGGTCAGCCTTTTCCTGATACTCAAAAAAGACTCGCCATATTCACAAAGATGCTTCATAGTGGAATACCACAAAGTTTCAATTGGAAGATGCAACCTCAGTCACCTTGGTCAGCTCAGGTTCTTGCTAAGGACGTAAAAGACACTGCTG TTTCACAAGTGCATACCTTGTCTGACTGTCCTAGCAGTTTTCACTGGAATGATGATATCCTTGAGAGGGATTTGTATATTCAGACAACCACTGTTACCATATTGGCCATGGATGGGAGAAGGCGGTGGTTGGACATACAGAAATTG GGGTCAAATGGAAAAAGCCACTTCATATTTGTGACGAACCTTGCCCCTTGTTCTGGAGTCCGAATTCATCTATGGCCCCAAAAAGGGAAATCTTCTTCAGACTTGCCTGCCGGTAAAAGGGTTCTGGAAGTGACGTCAAAGATGGTTCAAATTCCTGCAGGACCAGCACCACGGCAG GTTGAGCCTGGAAGTCAGACTGAGCAAGCACCTCCATCTGCTGTACTTCATTTGGCTCCTGAGGAAATGCATGGCTTCAGATTCCTGACTATCTCAGTTGCACCTCGTCCG ACTATTTCAGGCAGGCCTCCACCAGCCACTTCCATGGCAGTTGGGCAGTTCTTTAATCCAGATGAAGGGGAAATAGACTTTACTCCTGTATCGATGCTTCTATCAATACACTCCCATAAG GATATCTTCTTGAAGGAGGACCACCCCCTTGCTTTCAATCTGTCATTTGCAATTAGTTTAGGCCTTTTGCCTGTTACTTTTTCTTTGAAAACTGCAGGCTGTGGAATAAAAGATTCTGGACTTCTTGATGAAGCTGGTGATAATGAAAACACTA AGCTGTGCAAACTGCGCTGTTTTCCACCTGTAGCACTTGCTTGGGATCCTACATCAGGTCTCCATGTATTTCCTAATTTGTACAGTGAGACTCTTGTTGTTGATTCTTCTCCAGCACTTCGGACTTCTACTGGGGCAGAGAAAACTAATGTTTTTTTACTG CTTGACCCTCATTGTGCATATAAGGCAAGCATAGCTGTTTCTGTAACCTCTGCGGCTAGCAGATTTTGGCTTCTATATTTTTCACAG ATAGCTGGCTTCTGTGTTGCTGTTGTATTTTTTGCTCTGATGCGACAAGCACATGCAAGGCCGATTCCTTCTATACTGAAAGCTGTGGAGTCCAATTTAAGAATGCCATTCCCGTTTTTGCCTTTTGTTGCTGTCCCCATCTTGCTTTCCTTGTTCTTTTCCTTTCTAGTATCTCAACCATTTCCTCCATTCTCTAGCTTCACCATTGTGTTGATAATTTGCTACCTATTGGCGAATGGGATTGTTATTCTACTGATATTGGTATCCCAATTGGTCTTCTACGTGGCTGCGTATTTACATGTTTTCATAAAAACAAG GTGGCAACTATGGGAAGGAAACTTTGGCTTTTTGTTTCTTCACTGGTTTATGAATCTTTCTTCGAGGTTCTTTTCATTGAAG TTCTTTGACAGCCTCATTGCGCAGCCATGCACGAAAAAAGGAATCCGATTACAAAACTGA